A window of Erpetoichthys calabaricus chromosome 12, fErpCal1.3, whole genome shotgun sequence contains these coding sequences:
- the LOC114661645 gene encoding BTB/POZ domain-containing adapter for CUL3-mediated RhoA degradation protein 1-like, whose translation MQFRILLSQRLSDREYNQLWCQGAPGPTHERTASCVCCCGEYDWNRRWLTMSAEATCCSLGECTGASGGAGNMPELLPVAAATMSTATPLSYELKPLPFASSKYVKLNVGGSLHYTTVQTLTKHDTMLRAMFSGRMEVLTDSEGFILIDRSGKHFGTVLNYLRDGTVPLPNAPKELEEILAEARFYLIQGLTEACQTALQQKSEGYDPVCRIPMITSPKEERKVISSCNKPVVKLQHNRSNNKYSYTSNSDDNLLKNIELFDKLALRFNGRILFIKDVLGDEICCWSFYGEGRKIAEVCCTSIVYATEKKQTKVEFPEARIFEETLNILIYESGRASSMASAVLESSALGLLPEEEDERGREKRVRRIHVRRHIMHDERPHGHQAVFKD comes from the exons ATGCAATTTCGTATTCTGTTAAGCCAACGTCTGAGCGACAGAGAATATAACCAATTGTGGTGTCAAGGAGCGCCAGGTCCAACCCATGAAAGgactgcttcctgtgtttgttgCTGTGGAGAGTACGACTGGAATCGCAG GTGGCTCACCATGTCTGCTGAGGCCACATGCTGCTCACTGGGGGAGTGTACTGGGGCGAGTGGGGGCGCCGGGAACATGCCAGAGCTGTTGCCTGTGGCGGCTGCCACCATGTCCACGGCCACCCCCCTGTCCTACGAGCTCAAGCCCCTTCCGTTCGCCAGCAGTAAGTATGTGAAGCTCAATGTGGGCGGCTCCCTTCACTACACCACCGTGCAGACGCTGACCAAACACGACACGATGCTGCGAGCCATGTTTAGCGGGCGCATGGAAGTATTGACCGACAGTGAAG GCTTTATCCTGATCGATCGCAGTGGCAAACACTTTGGCACAGTGCTGAATTACCTACGTGACGGCACCGTGCCACTCCCGAATGCTCCCAAAGAACTGGAGGAGATCCTGGCCGAGGCCCGCTTCTACCTGATCCAAGGCCTGACTGAAGCCTGCCAAACTGCTCTACAG CAAAAGAGTGAAGGCTATGATCCGGTGTGCCGTATCCCCATGATCACTTCCCCCAAAGAAGAACGGAAGGTCATCTCCTCGTGCAACAAG CCCGTCGTCAAGCTGCAGCACAACAGGAGTAACAACAAGTATTCCTACACAAG CAACTCTGACGACAATCTGCTGAAAAACATTGAGCTCTTTGACAAGCTGGCATTGCGTTTCAATGGCCGCATCCTCTTCATCAAAGACGTCTTGGGCGATGAAATATGCTGCTGGTCCTTTTACGGGGAAGGGCGCAAGATCGCCGAAGTGTGCTGCACCTCCATCGTCTACGCAACAGAGAAGAAACAGACCAAG GTCGAGTTCCCAGAAGCTCGGATCTTTGAGGAAACCCTCAATATTCTGATCTACGAGAGTGGCCGGGCATCCAGTATGGCGTCTGCTGTGCTGGAATCCTCAGCCCTGGGCCTCCTGCCCGAGGAAGAGGACGAGAGGGGCCGAGAGAAGCGGGTGCGCAGGATCCATGTTCGACGACACATTATGCATGATGAAAGGCCACATGGGCATCAGGCTGTCTTCAAAGACTaa
- the LOC127529842 gene encoding keratin-associated protein 10-4-like: protein MVPTPLNIPKVPISTVWSPGLPPSSVLYTQHLHHGLVVSRSPPTVLRQAFFTLHLTRLSSLDGCQSYRCVVPQTILLVCPRCPTPSTSKTDSDRCQSALCVCVPCLCPQCPLPIPLIFCLVDRCQSAPCVCVPCLCPQCPLPIPLIFCLVDRCQSAPCVFVPCLCPQCPLPIPLIFCLVDRCQSAPCVCVPCLCPQCPLPIPLIFCLVDRCQSAPCVCVPCLCPQCPLPIPLIFCLVDRCQSAPCVCVPCLCPLCPSPAPLIFCLVDRCQSALCVCVPCLCPQCPSPAPLIFCLVDRCQSAPCVCVPCLCPQCPLPIPLIFCLVDRCQSAPCVCVPCLCPQWPAPRLSFSPWCLLTGTTPPHSTLLSLAAARVFGSIVCPPPLPHSLVLLRRLGSLNGAAPPACAARSLAHLSRFRRWLWIFSFGSPIALFIYFFLFSLLFERRGLPHMLALAR from the exons ATGGTTCCCACACCCCTGAACATTCCCAAG GTGCCAATCTCCACCGTGTGGTCCCCTGGACTGCCTCCGTCCTCAGTGTTGTACACCCAGCACCTCCACCATGGGCTTGTCGTCTCACGTTCTCCCCCTACTGTCTTACGACAGGCTTTCTTTACCCTCCACCTTACTCGTCTCTCTTCCCTTGATGGGTGCCAGTCATACCGCTGTGTGGTCCCCCAGACGATCCTACTTGTTTGTCCTCGGTGTCCCACACCCAGCACTTCCAAAACTGACTCTGACAG GTGCCAgtctgcactgtgtgtgtgtgtcccctgcCTGTGTCCCCAGTGTCCTTTGCCCATTCCTCTTATTTTCTGTCTTGTTGACAGGTGCCAGTCAgcgccgtgtgtgtgtgtcccctgcCTGTGTCCCCAGTGTCCTTTGCCCATTCCTCTTATTTTCTGTCTTGTTGACAGGTGCCAGTCAGCACCGTGTGTGTTTGTCCCCTGCCTGTGTCCCCAGTGTCCTTTGCCCATTCCTCTTATTTTCTGTCTTGTTGACAGGTGCCAGTCagcaccgtgtgtgtgtgtcccctgcCTGTGTCCCCAGTGTCCTTTGCCCATTCCTCTTATTTTCTGTCTTGTTGACAGGTGCCAGTCagcaccgtgtgtgtgtgtcccctgcCTGTGTCCCCAGTGTCCTTTGCCCATTCCTCTTATTTTCTGTCTTGTTGACAGGTGCCAGTCagcaccgtgtgtgtgtgtcccctgcCTGTGTCCCCTGTGTCCCTCGCCCGCCCCTCTTATTTTCTGTCTTGTTGACAGGTGCCAgtctgcactgtgtgtgtgtgtcccctgcCTGTGTCCCCAGTGTCCCTCGCCCGCCCCTCTTATTTTCTGTCTTGTTGACAGGTGCCAGTCtgcaccgtgtgtgtgtgtcccctgcCTCTGTCCCCAGTGTCCTTTGCCCATTCCTCTTATTTTCTGTCTTGTTGACAG GTGCCAGTCAgcgccgtgtgtgtgtgtcccctgcCTGTGTCCCCAGTGGCCCGCACCTCGTCTCTCGTTCTCCCCCTGGTGTCTCCTGACAGGCACCACTCCACCACACTCCACTCTCCTCTCCCTGGCCGCGGCGCGAGTCTTCGGGTCCATTGTCTGCCCCCCGCCCCTCCCCCACTCGCTCGTGCTCCTGCGCCGCCTCGGCTCTTTAAACGGCGCCGCTCCGCCGGCCTGCgctgctcgctcgctcgctcatctTTCCCGTTTTCGCCGGTGGCTGTGGATTTTTTCTTTTGGGTCAccaattgctttatttatttattttttcttgttttctttattgtttgaaCGCCGAGGCCTTCCGCACATGCTAGCCCTGGCTCGGTAG
- the nlk1 gene encoding LOW QUALITY PROTEIN: nemo-like kinase, type 1 (The sequence of the model RefSeq protein was modified relative to this genomic sequence to represent the inferred CDS: deleted 2 bases in 2 codons), whose translation MAFQGQGHPSVCGSLFAGPDLGPKFFCLPTNSSSAAAAGTSAGLGAAPVSSVPAVDAGAPRNPAALAGGGPGGGAATVVASAAPQQPQHIHPGSEAPNAADLEPDRPIGYGAFGVVWSVTDPRDGKRVALKKMPNVFQNLVSCKRVFRELKMLCFFKHDNVLSALDILQPPQIDCFEEIYVITELMQSDLHKVIVSPQPLSTDHIKVFLYQILRGLKYLHSAGILHRDIKPGNLLVNGNCVLKICDFGLARVEEMDESRHMTQEVVTQYYRAPEILMGSRHYSSAIDIWSVGCIFAELLGRRILFQAQSPIQQLDLITDLLGTPPLSAMMSACEGARAHVLRGPHKPPSLSVLYMLSEGATHEAVHLLCRMLVFDPAKRISGRDALSHPYLDEGRLRYHTCMCRCCFSVASGRVYTREFEPNANGRFDDQYERNLSSVWQVKELIHRFITEQQQGKRVPLCINPQSAAFKTFIRSTAWHSSKVSKKEER comes from the exons ATGGCTTTCCAGGGGCAGGGCCACCCTTCTGTGTGTGGCAGTCTCTTCGCGGGCCCGGACCTCGGCCCCAAGTTTTTCTGCCTGCCGACCAACTCCTCCAGCGCTGCGGCCGCCGGCACGTCCGCGGGCCTGGGAGCCGCCCCGGTCTCGAGTGTGCCGGCCGTGGACGCGGGAGCACCCCGCAACCCGGCCGCGCTGGCCGGAGGAGGCCCCGGCGGCGGGGCAGCGACGGTGGTGGCGTCGGCGGCGCCGCAGCAGCCTCAGCACATTCACCCGGGGAGCGAGGCGCCCAACGCGGCCGACCTGGAGCCTGACCGGCCCATCGGATACGGGGCCTTCGGAGTGGTCTG GTCAGTCACAGATCCTCGAGATGGAAAGCGAGTTGCCCTGAAGAAGATGCCCAACGTCTTTCAGAACCTGGTCTCCTGCAAGAGGGTGTTCCGTGAGCTAAAAATGCTCTGCTTCTTCAAACATGACAAT GTCTTGTCCGCGCTGGATATCCTCCAGCCCCCTCAGATTGACTGCTTTGAAGAGAT ATATGTGATCACTGAGTTGATGCAAAGTGATCTGCACAAGGTGATT GTCTCCCCCCAGCCCCTGAGCACTGACCACATCAAGGTGTTTCTCTATCAGATCCTGAGGG GTCTCAAGTACCTTCATTCTGCTGGAATTCTTCATCGTGACATCAAACCAGGGAACCTCCTTGTGAAC GGCAACTGCGTGCTGAAG ATTTGTGATTTTGGCTTGGCCCGTGTGGAAGAAATGGATGAATCGAGGCACATGACCCAAGAAGTAGTTACCCAGTACTATCGTGCCCCAGAGATACTCATGGGTAGCCGCCACTATAGCAGTGCCATTGACATCTGGtctgttggttgtatttttgCTGAGCTGCTTGGAAGAAGAATCCTGTTTCAAGCGCAGAGCCCAATTCAACAG CTGGACCTTATCACCGATCTTCTTGGGACCCCCCCACTGTCTGCCATGATGTCCGCTTGTGAAGGAGCGAGAGCCCATGTTCTCAGAGGACCTCACAAACCA CCGTCGCTGTCGGTCCTCTACATGCTCTCTGAAGGTGCCACCCATGAGGCCGTTCACTTGCTGTGTAGAATGCTGGTCTTTGACCCG GCCAAGCGGATTTCAGGGCGCGATGCACTGTCTCACCCCTACCTCGATGAAGGACGCCTGCGCTACCACACCTGCATGTGTCGCTGTTGTTTCTCGGTGGCTTCAGGCCGGGTCTACACTCGTGAGTTTGAACCCAATGCCAACGGAAGGTTTGATGACCAGTATGAGAGGAATCTGTCGTCTGTGTGGCAGGTCAaag AGCTCATTCATCGCTTCATAACGGAGCAGCAGCAGGGGAAGAGGGTACCGCTGTGTATCAACCCACAGAGTGCTGCATTTAAAACCTTCATCAG GTCGACGGCGTGGCATTCATCAAAAGTCTCCAAGAAGGAAGAGAGATGA